One genomic region from Yersinia canariae encodes:
- the nagE gene encoding N-acetylglucosamine-specific PTS transporter subunit IIBC — MNILSYLQKVGRALMVPVATLPAAAILMGVGYWIDPVSWGGDNALAALFIKSGAAIIDNMSVLFAIGVAYGMSKDKDGAAALTGFVGFLVLTTLCSPAAVSMIQKIPVDQVPAAFGKINNQFVGILVGIISAELYNRFSSVELPKALSFFSGRRLVPILTSFLMIVVAFILMYVWPLIYNALVTFGEYIKDMGSVGAGIYAFFNRLLIPVGLHHALNSVFWFDVAGINDIPNFLGGQQSIDSGKAVVGITGRYQAGFFPIMMFGLPGAALAIYHCARPENKAKVAGIMLAGAFAAFFTGITEPLEFSFMFVAPVLYFIHAVLTGISVFIAASMHWIAGFGFSAGLVDMVLSSRNPLATHWYMLIPQGLVFFAIYYVIFRFTIKKFNLLTPGRELAVEGSEEDGYDVNVDKTPEVNESEINGLARRYIGAIGGSDNLTGIDACITRLRLNVKDSALVNDGVAKRLGASGVIRLNKQSVQVIVGTRAELIASAMRTVLAGGPIPAASSATAPAAAKPQAVINTAKTASLVLVSPITGDVVALEEVPDEAFASKAVGEGIAIRPTDKTVVSPANGTIVKIFNTDHAFCLETETGAEIVVHIGIDTVKLNGQGFARLVEEGATVVAGQPVLELDLAYLNANARSMISPVVVSNIDDYAGISVLAGSSVVAGQSQLFEIQSK; from the coding sequence GTGAATATTCTTAGTTACTTGCAAAAAGTGGGTCGGGCTTTGATGGTCCCTGTGGCCACACTGCCTGCAGCCGCGATACTGATGGGTGTGGGCTACTGGATAGACCCCGTCAGCTGGGGTGGTGATAATGCACTAGCGGCATTGTTTATCAAGTCCGGTGCCGCCATCATCGATAATATGTCCGTGCTGTTCGCCATTGGTGTGGCTTATGGTATGTCAAAAGACAAAGACGGTGCTGCTGCACTGACCGGCTTTGTAGGCTTTCTGGTATTGACGACACTGTGTTCGCCAGCCGCAGTTTCGATGATTCAAAAGATTCCGGTTGATCAGGTTCCTGCTGCTTTCGGCAAAATCAACAACCAGTTCGTCGGTATCCTGGTGGGTATCATCTCAGCTGAGTTGTACAACCGCTTCAGCAGTGTTGAATTGCCAAAAGCGCTCTCTTTCTTCAGTGGCCGCCGTCTGGTTCCGATTCTGACGTCTTTCCTGATGATCGTGGTTGCCTTCATTCTGATGTACGTTTGGCCACTGATTTATAACGCATTGGTGACTTTCGGTGAATACATCAAAGATATGGGTTCTGTGGGCGCAGGTATCTATGCCTTCTTCAACCGCTTACTGATCCCCGTCGGCCTGCATCACGCCTTGAACTCAGTGTTCTGGTTTGACGTTGCCGGTATTAACGATATCCCTAACTTCCTGGGTGGCCAACAGTCTATCGATAGCGGTAAAGCTGTTGTCGGTATCACGGGCCGTTATCAGGCAGGTTTCTTCCCAATTATGATGTTTGGTTTACCTGGTGCGGCGCTGGCGATTTATCACTGCGCGCGTCCGGAAAACAAAGCAAAAGTGGCGGGTATCATGTTGGCGGGCGCATTCGCTGCCTTCTTCACCGGTATCACTGAACCACTTGAATTCTCCTTCATGTTCGTTGCACCGGTGCTGTACTTTATCCACGCCGTGCTGACCGGTATTTCTGTGTTCATTGCCGCCAGTATGCATTGGATTGCCGGCTTTGGTTTCAGCGCCGGCTTGGTGGATATGGTGTTGTCCTCCCGCAACCCGCTGGCGACACACTGGTACATGTTGATCCCACAAGGTCTGGTGTTCTTCGCGATTTACTACGTGATATTCCGTTTCACCATCAAGAAATTCAACTTGCTGACACCCGGCCGTGAACTGGCTGTTGAAGGCAGTGAAGAAGATGGTTATGACGTCAATGTTGATAAAACGCCAGAAGTTAACGAAAGCGAAATCAATGGGTTGGCGCGTCGTTACATTGGGGCCATTGGCGGTTCAGACAACCTGACGGGTATTGATGCTTGTATTACCCGTCTGCGTTTGAACGTCAAAGATTCTGCATTGGTGAATGACGGTGTTGCCAAACGCTTGGGCGCTTCTGGTGTTATTCGTCTGAACAAACAAAGTGTGCAAGTGATTGTGGGGACTCGTGCGGAACTGATTGCTTCGGCAATGCGTACGGTATTGGCCGGTGGCCCAATTCCTGCGGCAAGCAGCGCCACTGCTCCTGCTGCGGCCAAGCCTCAGGCAGTCATTAACACGGCGAAAACAGCTTCTTTGGTATTGGTTTCACCCATCACAGGTGATGTTGTGGCTTTGGAAGAGGTTCCTGATGAAGCCTTTGCCAGCAAAGCCGTCGGTGAGGGCATTGCCATCCGTCCAACGGATAAAACCGTGGTTTCTCCGGCAAACGGCACCATCGTAAAAATCTTCAACACTGACCATGCTTTCTGCCTGGAAACTGAAACCGGCGCTGAAATTGTGGTTCATATCGGGATTGATACGGTGAAACTGAACGGCCAGGGCTTTGCGCGGCTGGTTGAAGAAGGTGCCACTGTGGTTGCTGGTCAACCGGTGCTGGAGCTGGATTTGGCTTATCTCAACGCGAATGCACGCTCAATGATTAGCCCAGTTGTCGTCAGTAACATTGATGATTATGCGGGTATCTCGGTATTGGCGGGTAGCTCTGTGGTTGCTGGTCAAAGCCAACTGTTTGAGATTCAGAGCAAATAA
- the nagB gene encoding glucosamine-6-phosphate deaminase, translating to MRLIPLKNTTEVGKWAARYIVNRINAFKPTADRPFVLGLPTGGTPMEAYKHLVSLYKAGEVSFKNVVTFNMDEYVGLPQEHPESYYTFMHSNFFDHVDIPAENINLLNGNAPDIDEECRRYEEKIKSYGKINLFMGGVGVDGHIAFNEPASSLASRTRIKTLTEETRIANSRFFGGDANLVPKYALTVGVGTLLDAEEVMILVTGRGKAQALQAAVEGSINHMWTISCLQLHAKAIMVCDEPSTMELKVKTVKYFSELEAENIKNL from the coding sequence ATGAGACTTATCCCACTGAAAAACACCACAGAAGTTGGTAAATGGGCCGCGCGTTATATCGTTAACCGCATCAATGCATTTAAACCGACCGCTGACCGGCCATTTGTCCTGGGGCTGCCGACTGGCGGCACACCGATGGAAGCGTATAAGCACTTGGTTTCGCTGTATAAAGCGGGTGAAGTGAGTTTCAAAAATGTGGTCACTTTCAACATGGATGAATATGTTGGGCTGCCGCAAGAGCACCCAGAAAGCTACTACACCTTTATGCACAGCAACTTCTTTGATCATGTAGATATCCCTGCTGAAAATATCAATCTTCTAAATGGTAATGCGCCTGATATTGATGAAGAATGTCGCCGTTACGAAGAAAAAATAAAGTCTTATGGCAAAATTAACCTGTTCATGGGCGGCGTGGGCGTTGATGGCCACATTGCCTTTAACGAACCAGCATCTTCTTTAGCCTCTCGCACCCGCATCAAAACGCTGACCGAAGAAACGCGTATCGCAAACTCCCGCTTCTTTGGTGGTGATGCAAACCTCGTGCCGAAATATGCACTTACCGTGGGTGTCGGCACATTATTGGATGCGGAAGAAGTGATGATTCTGGTGACCGGCCGCGGTAAAGCGCAAGCCTTGCAAGCCGCAGTTGAAGGCAGCATCAACCACATGTGGACCATCAGTTGTCTGCAACTGCATGCAAAAGCCATCATGGTGTGCGATGAACCTTCGACTATGGAATTGAAGGTTAAAACCGTAAAATATTTCAGCGAATTAGAAGCTGAAAATATCAAGAATCTGTAA